The sequence GTGACTGCATAAGCTTGAATTCCTTGCATCAAAGACTCAAACTTGGAAGGAAACTAAGTCCCTCCCTAACCATTCCCTTTTCAGGTTTCTAATTTGCATTTGTTAACAAATAGACCATTAAATATAtaaccaaaaatatttaaatggctCTTTTGTTGATAAGGAAGctgagtgtttttttaaaaatccatcataACACACCTAATGCATGGAATGCTTTCTTGTAGTCTGGGGAAGGAATCCAGTTCCTCCAGAGTCTTTAGGATACTCAGCATTTTGTGTCCTTGCCATACACCCTTCTGATCTGAGACAGAAAAAGCCTTACCTGGCTAGAAGCAGCTTGCTAGGTTAAGGTTTTAACCTTAACCTCTGCCCAATCCAGAACTGAGGAAAAATGGGGTTGTAAATTGACTGGATGAGATGGCAGTCTCAATACCTCAGACGAGGTACcttgacttcaactgagcccacAGAACCTGCTAAGACCCTCAGAAACTGTCTACAAGGTTCCTGTGTCTTAGGCTAGAACAAAGCCAGATATCTGGACTGGGACCCATCAGCTTTCCAGCAGTATTGCTAACTactgtggctgactttagttTCCCATCCAGTCCTGTAAAAGGGGTAACTCTCAGGGTTcggattaaaaaatatatgtatgttccCTATGTCAATACCAATTTTACAAAAACATTGCAGAAACTCCTTAAATCATCTTTGTAAAGATGGGAGCCCAGAGCCATAGGTTAGTAATAAAAGAACTCAAAATAAGCAATTCCTGCCCAGGCTATGAAACATATAcctgggagggagatggggggtAAGTTGAGGGAGAAAACTCCAAATATTTAATAGACAAACTCTCACTGCCTCAagagtataaatatttttataaatttttatttaaaaattcccttTTCAATCTGTTCCAAAGTATTGGAAGCTGAACGGTACAAGTTCCTGCCATCCATCCTTCCAGTACAGTTTTAcgaggacatttttttttaatggaaaaataagagGACCCTCTACTAAAACCAGGTAGGACCAGTCAGCTCCTGTGTGGCAGTTTAGCCAAAGCTGGCCTTACAGAGCAAGCAGTGGAGGTGTCTAGGGAACTGGGACTCCCTCCTGTGAGGAAAGGACTGAGAAAATTCATCTTTAATGAAAATGATCTAAATTCAGATTCAAAAGCCTTCATTGTGATTCTCCCTGACACTCTTATACTTTGTATATTGAAGGCAGCTCCCTTTTATAGCTAGTTTTAGCaggcaaagaaacaaaggaatatagatacatatatgtgtatatatatatatattatataggtaaaatatatacatatatatgtatatatacatatttggggGTAGGAAAAGGTGAGGAGGGTCATGTAAACCTAAATAGTCATCACATTACCCCAAATAAGCCTGACattaacaaagaagaaaataaataacttctGGGGGTTAAGTGACAACACGGGTGCAGCAAGAAGGGAAAGGGCACATGTTTAACTATTAAATACACTTATGTATTTGTTTGGCAGAGTTCAGGCCAACCCCAGGCTCCTGCACTTGCCAGACAAGTAAGCTGATgatactcaagaaaaaaaaaaaaaaaacaaaattcaagcaGAGCTCCATACCACAGTTTTCCTTCAAGTCAGTTGGCCGGCAGGCACAGTTTTCCGACCACCAGGAACAGAAACTTTGGctccaaagcaaatgaaaaaaaaaaaaaaagtatttccacTTACaacatgaaaatacagaaaattcatcaaagaaagaaaactatcaaAGTCTACTTCCAGCAAAACTGAGGTAGCACTGCTTTCTCTGCATTCAATGCTTAAGTGGTTCTCAGTACAATGTGTTCTAACAAAACTGCTCACTTGACTGACAGGCGCAGCATGTTGATGGATAAACTCAACATGAAATGCAATAGGTCAAAGAAGGAATGAGCaagaagtgagaaaaataaagagtttCAGATAAATTAGCTTAAAAGGGGGTCGTCACCAGACTACAAATGCTCTTGGCCGGCCCTGGCTCTCCAAGAACTTTAAATCGCCTGGGAATTAATGCAATGTGGTTAACAGTTAACACTGCTAATTCAAAATTCAACTCTGTGTAAATCTTTAAAAGTAATTATTACAACCTAAATCCAACCATGTAAACAGCACTACACACAGTACAGACCTGCCCTGAAAAACAAGAATATGCAAAACTGAGATCTGGCACtatcattttataatgataatTCAACCTAACTCCCATTCCCTACTACCTGCTCTacaccctcccccaccaaaaaaaaaaaaaaatctaatttgtgCAAGAAGTGGCAGGCTTATTCTATCTGaaggcttcaaaaaaaaaaaaaaaaaaaaagatacacaacaTGTAGCCAGGTTCAAATATTTTGGGGGACCCCTCCCCAAAAAAGGGAAATAACCAAAATAACCAAAAGTGAAGAAAGTGCCTAAAACATGATACAGCATTTTAGAGCCCTTTCAGATACAAGGCAGAGAAAGGTGTAAAGTAGAAAATATCCGGATCTTCAGTAATTTCCAGAAAGGTCCAATTCCTTGGTTGACTGCAGGGCAGCAGGCAGATCCTTGCTGCTGCTCCTGACAGAGCCACTAAGTCTGCTCCTCGGGACACAAGCCCTCGGGCCCTGAGCTGAGTGcgcctctcccttccccttctctcttccttcGCTCCATTTCCCACTCCACAAAGGTATCGAAGAGACTTGGCCAGGCCTCATCTTCGCTGTAGTTGCTGAGGTCAGGGCCAATCACCTGAGTGAAGTTAAGGAACATATTCCAAGTGTCCCTGGAGATGCCCTTGATCCCCGAGGGGTTCTCTGTTAGGAAGTTTAGCCACTGGTCCAATACCGGAGGATTGTTCTGGGTAAAGACGAGTTTCCACAGGGCAATGGCTATTTCTCGATGCAGTGACCGCTGCCCTTCTTCAGAGTCCAGGCCAAACTGAAATGTAAACCGGTAGAGATCCTTGAATTTATCCTCTTGTTTGGCTTCTGTTAAGAGGCTAGGGAACCGTGCACAGATCCCATCAATGCTGTCTGCACTTATTGCTTTGCAGCCATCAAAAAATTCCTTCCTGCAACAGGAAGGAGGGGCACAATTAATAATTGCAAATGATATCATTTACTGAGAGGCGATATAGTATCATAAGAGCATAACTATGAGGCTGTCGGGATTTGAACTCCAACTCCTCTACTAACTGCAATCCTATTTCATCTGCCAAATGGTGAGAATACTACCTTATTTCATAGGGTTTAAGTCAACAAGTTATTATGTCAACTTCTAGATAGTGCCAGGCACATGGTAGGCTACAGATAAcagttattcattcatctattcatcttTCTAAAGCTAAACTCAAAGTCTCTTGCTCCATGCCATTTCTCATTCTGCAACAGTGATTAAGCTGTAGACATTCcttggagatggggagggagtcttcctgttttccttttgatTCTATAGGGGTTGTTTGGTTTTGGAATATTTTTGGTTACTGCCAAGGAAAATTTTTGGAGTCCAAAGATTCTGAATGAACCTGGGGAAACTGCCACCAGAGATCAAAGTTCTGTtactaaaaagcaaaaactgtatgtgtattttttaacATCTATATATAACACTTCTGGCTTACAACATGGTCTCACACTGATCATGTTCTTTGAGATTCTGTATGTTCTGAAGATAGAACATCTGAGATCTGCTGAGTAACCTACCCAGGGACTAAAAGTTTTATAGAGGGGTTCTCAAAGTCAATTCTTCTTTCTTATAATCCAGTGCTCTGCAAACCATACCTTGCAGTGACCCTGCCATGTTGTCTCCCACAAATAATCTCTATCAGGCTGCATGATGATAACAATGGACATAACTACAGGTTGaccggacttcccaggtggctcagtggtaaagaatcagcctgccaacgcaggagatatgggttcgatccctgggttgggaagatcccctggaggaggaaatggcaacacactccagtattcttacccagaaaataccacagacagaagagcctggcaggctatggtccacagggtcacaaagagttggacatgactgagtgactgtgcaTGCACGCACTAGCTGATAACCAGGGCCAGCTGTCCTTATTGGCACATAGGGTGACTAAGGGTATTGTTCGGAGAGCAATGgggtctgtgtgaccccatggactgcagcccaccaggctcccccgtccctgggattctccaggcaagaacactggagtggggtgccattgcctttcccagtgcatgaaagtggaaagtgaaagtgaagtcgctgagtcgtgtccaactcttagcgaccccatggactgcagcccaccaggctcctccgtccatgggattttccaggcaagagtactggagtggggtgccactgccttctcccaagcACATCCCCAGTGGCACCCAATGCCTGACACATGATAGGTGCGCAGTAAACACTGAGTAAGGAAGTAAGTGAACTGACAAAGGAGTGAAGAAAAAAGTCTGAAACAGCAGTGGGGTGGGACAGCAGCTTGGCAACATGGATTTATAACTTCAGGCAAGGATTGTTGGTGCCCACTTCTATCCTAGCTGGGCACCACTGCTCAATGGtgctctctttcctcctctgttCACCTGGTGACACCAAGTATTTGTGACTAACCTGGTGAATTTGCACATGGTAGCAGCCTGGAACTTCCAAGCCAAAAGCAGCACTCGAAATTCCGTGGGGTCCACACATAGATCATTGCAAAAGCgctccatgccttcctccaaaaTTGCATCCTCCCGTTCATCCTTATAGCGCCTGAACAGTTCTTCCAACCTCTGCAAAGACGACTCCTCGGCATTTGACTTGggctccctcccagcatctccgGAGGATGTTGGCAGCTGGCAGGCCTCAGTAGCAGCCTCTGCCTTCTTGGTCCCATTGACAAGGATATCTCCACCTGGCTTGCCACAGGTTGGCAGCTGTTCCTCACGGTGGCTTGCACTCCGCCTACCATGTGACTTGCTGCTGGGGTCACGGTCTCCATTCTTGCTACCCAGAGTTGATGAGGGATTCTTACACTTGGTGACACACTGGCCCATGATGCTGGTGGCCTGGCCTCTAGAGTGGCCCTCTCTGGATTGGATGCCCTCGTTGCCACTGGCCCATGTGCCTCAACATGCCATCAGCCAGAGGAGCCAGCCAACCTAGAAGAAAATTAAAGACCAATCACCACCGAACAGGAAGACAGAGTATGCAAACTCTCCTCCAGGGACTGCACAGTGCAACACCATTCTTGCAATGAGCCAACCATGAACTAGTGGAAATACCCCAAGTTCACAAGCCTATACCTTCACCTTGGAAATGCAGTGGCTAGGACACATATGGAGAACCAATAATGGAAATTCCTAAAATTCTTAAGGTAACATAGATCACAAAGAATTCATGTGCAGAATGCATCAGGAAGACTATGGGTTTGCCAGAAATATTCCAAAGGAAATTTGTCTTGCAAATTTGCCATCACATAAGAAAGTTATTTGAACCTGTGTTAACACCAAACGTACAAATAAAAGGTTCATCTTCTAGTCTCTAATGTCAAAAttatcagattttctttttaagtagGATGAACAGGGAGAAAGAGTGGTCACATCCAAAATAACTACATATAGTTCCATAATGCCCTAAAGAtgaggtaaagaatttgcaaGCCCTTTCTCCACCCTTACTCTATGCGCCTATGGGAGCCATCCACCAGGACTGTATTCCATGCCAAGGGTCCAAGTCGCTGAGCTTTTCTAAATACCCCTCTCAGAAAGGTAAGTATGTAGAAGGAAAGTCAAGTTCACACTAAATGTGAATGCCCTACAGGGCCTGCAGGCTTAGTCTTCTAAGAAGGTGTCTCCATTTTAAAAGAAGGGCTGATTTACCCAAATACAATCTCTAAATGATAAGATAACAGctagatgaaaaagaaaagtctgCACTAATACATAACATCATAGTGATTTACTTATCTTTAACTAAAAAGCGTTTTATAGGAAGATTGCTATAAATTTCTTGGCTAGGAAGGAGGTGATTTCTCTGGAGACACTTTATCTACTTAGACTCATTCTTACCTTCAACTAGGCTACTAGAAGATCCATCTAAAATTTAGTGCTTGTAAAATTTTGCtaactaaagaatctgccttcaatgcaggagaccccagttcaattcctggctcaggaagatccccttgagaagggacaGTCTAcctgctctggtattcttgggcttccctggtggctcagacagtaaagaatccatctgcaatgcaggatacctgggtgcaatttttgggttgggaagatcccctggagaagagcatggcaaaccactccagtattcttgcctggagaatccccaaggacagaggagcctggcaagctacagtccatgggattgcaaagagttggacacgactgagtgactaagcacagcacagcagagcatAATAATTGCAGCCTCTGAAATTATGTTAATAGAAACTTGGAAGTATAGCAGGGAAGTAGACCAAATCAATGTCAGACCCGTGTCTCACCAGCTCTAGAGTCATGGACCTTCACAATCCAAATTCAAAGCTCTAATGAGATTGGCAGTAGGGTAAAAggattttttaatggaaagttgAAGCTTTAAACTTTAGCTAAAGAACTTTACTTCCTCCAAATAGTACTTGCATAAATTCAgagttattttcaaaaggaattcTAAGGGTATGTTCTGAGTGTACAAGTTTAAAATGAAGACCATAATCATTCCTGTGTTAATTGGAATCACATAGTATCAGGGTGTGTCCCATTCTCCAccttcaaaaagaataaatgacaGACATGACTATACATGCCCTTTTTGGATTTGCAGTTTCACTTAGGTTTCAAAAACACACTGTAGCCCCTTCAGAAGGGTTTTGGTGTGGAAAATGACAGATCCAAGTAAGTTTTTTGAAACCTTTTTATGCTTTTTGAGTATAACTAGTAATTCATAGTGcaacttattaaaatttttaaaggcaagtGGGTTAATTCTTGGAAGACCAGAATACATGAGAAGCAACCTGTTCAAGCCAAATTATCCAAAACAAACAGCACTATACCACATGGACGTTCTGGTTTCCAGATCTGTGTTTCTAAGACTGAAAtgctgaaagaaacaaaaggcccAAACTTACACAAATTCCACATGCTCACAGACTGGCAACTCTAATTCCCAGACATGCTAACTCACCAGATTTTGCTGCTCAGTTCTTGCTGCTGAGGAAAGCCCAGGTATCTGGCACGATAAGAGGATTTCCTGGTTTCTGACTGACTCACCTACCCTAGGCCACTCACCTCTGCTCCCATTGGGCAGATGCTGTATTATACCAGCTTCCTCCAAATCCTGGTGCCAAGGCCTTCAAGTAGGGACAGAACAGATGGACCTACCAAAGAGGTTCTAATCCATTTACCCATTTACAAGCCCTCCACATGAGAGCATCTTTGATGACCTGACACAGCAGAACCAGCTGAAACCTGAAGGCATTTTACATAcccaaaagataaaaagaaaaaaaggagtggGAAATCAATTTAGACAGATGATTAGTCAGAAAGTGCCAGAAGGCTGGATCCCTTCCTTCCATTCCAGTCCTTTCCTTTGAAGCAAGTGATGGTCTCAAGCCAGTTACAGATCTGATGGTGAGTGTGGTCCCCTGATTACCTAATGGGCTCCCTTCTTTACTGTCTACCTCTTTCTTTGGGAAACAGTTCTGCACCAAGAGATTTCTCAGGTTCAATCAGGGGCTCAGCCCTGTGTCACAGGATGGCCACACTTCAAGTGTTTTAAAGTTGCCTGCTTCCCTGAACACAGTAACTGTTGGCTAATTCCTAGTAAGAGCAATTATCAATTACTGAGCACTGGATATCACACCACGCATTATACAAAGCACTTTATGGACAATAAAACTCTTATATGCTTACCACAATTCCATTCAAAGATAGGAAAATTGGGGTGCAAAGAAGATTACCCAGGATTACAAGAAGAACCTGATATGTCTGACTTGAAAaacccctgatagctcaggtggtaaagaatctgcgagcaatgcaggagaccccagttcgattcctgggtcaagaagatccactggagaagggatagcctacccactccaatattcttgggctttccttgtggctcagctggtcaagaattcacacataatgcaggagacctgggtttgcctgggttgggaagatcccctgcagaagggaaaggctggcctggagaattccatggaattctactgtatagtccatggggttgcaaacaaacaccactgagccagctttcactttcaatttaacCACTAAGCTAGACTGCTTAACACCCATATCAGAAGCCCCTTCATAGATCACAGCATGGTCTTGGTGAAGGGGCTTTGTAATGCaatgaagctataagccatgctgtgcagggccacccaagacaggcaggtcatagTGAAGTgtactgacaaaatgtggtccactggaagagggaatggcaaaacacagGAGTATGCTTGCCATGaaaaccccatgagcagtatgaaaaagcaaaacacataacactggaagatgagcaacccaggttggaaggtgtccaatatgctatggGGGAAGATGAGAGGGCAATTATTaatacctccagaaagaatgaactggCTGAGCCAAATCGGAAATGACACTCaactgtggatgtgtctggtggtattgcatagaaacctgcaatgttaggtccatgaatcaaggaaattgGACGTGattaagcaggagatggcaagagtgaatatcattttaggaatcagtgaactaaagtggacagaaatgggtgaatttaattcagggaaccattatatctactactgtgggcaagaatcccttagaagaaatgaggtggccctcacagtcaacagaaCAGTGACCTCGGTTCCTTtccaagaagaaatggagtagccctcacagtcaacaaaacagtGACCTcggttcctttccaaggcaaaccattcaacatcactttgcctcaaccactgatgctggagaagctaAGGTTGACTataaagatctacaagaccttgtagaacttACAGCAAAAACGATGTCCTTTTCGTCAtgggaattggaatgcaaaagttggaaaTCAAGAGAAACCTGCAGTagcaagcaagtttggccttgaagaacaaaatgaagcagggcaaaggctaacagagttttgccaagagaacacagtggtcacagcaaacactcttttccaacaacacaagagatgactctacacatggacatcaccaaatgatcactactgaaattagattgattatattctttgcagctgaagatggagaagctctatacagtcagcaaaaacaagactgggagctgaccatggctcagatcatgacctccttattgcaaaatttagtcttaaattgaagaaagtaaggaaaactactaaaccattcaggtatgacctaaatcaaatcccttatgattatatggtggaggtgatgaataggttcaagggattagatctggcagAGTGCATAAAGAACTATATATGGAGgtttataatattgtacaggaggcagtgaccaaaaccatcccaaggaaaaagaaatgcaagaaggcaaagtggttgtctgaggaggctttacaactaactaaaaagggaaaaagggaaaaatatacccaactgaatgcagagttccagagaaaagcaaggagaaataagaaggccttctgaaatgaagtgtaaagaaatagaggaaaacaacaggatgggaaagattcTCTAAGAAAGAGAATTTCTCttccaaaaaaattagagatagtaGGGGAAACATTTCATCCAAGAATGGgagtaaggacctaatagaagatattaagaggtggaaatacacagaagaactacacaagaaaggtcttaacgactcagataaccacaatgatagGAGTGtagtcacttacctagagccagacatcctggaatgtgaagtcagtcaagtggaccttaggaagcattactaagaacacagctaatggtgctgctgctgctaagtcacttcagtcgtgtcggactctgtacgaccccatagatggcagcccaccaggctctgccgtccctgggattctccaggcaagaacactggagtgggttgccatttccttctccaatgcaggaaagtgaaaagtgaaagtgaagttgctcagtcatgtctaactctttgcgaccccatggactgcagcctaccaggctcctccatccatgggacaaagcttatggaggtgatggaattccagcagacctatgtaaaatcctaaaagatgatgctgttaaagtgctacagttaatatgtcagcaaatttggaaaactcagcagtgtttacaggactggaaaaggtcagttttcattctaatcccaaagaagggcaatgccaaagaaatttcaaactacagcacaattgcattcatttcacatactagcaaggtaaggctcaaaattctccaaggtaggcttcagcagtatgtgaacctagaaattccagatgtacaagctggctttagaaaaggcagaggacccagagatcaaattgtcaacatctactggatcacaggaaaagcaagggaattaaaaaaaaccagttacttcattgactatgcttaagccattgactgtgtggatcacaacaaactggacaattcttaaagagatgggagtaccagaccaccttacctgtctcctaacaAACATGCGCAAGTcgagaagcaacagctagaactggacatggacaatgaactggttccatataggggaagaagtatgtcgaggctgtatgctgtcacgctgcttatttaacttatatgcaaagtacatcatgcaaaatgccaaagtgaatgaatcacaagctggaatcaagatttctgagagaaataccaacaacctcagatatgcagatgataccaccctaatggcagaaagtgaaaagaaactaaagagcttcttgatgagggtgaaagaagagtgaaaaggttggcttaaaactcaacattcaaaaaactaagatcatggcatctagtcacaCTgttacatggcaaatagatggggaaaaaatggaaagagtgacagattttattttagtgggctccaaaatcactgtggacagtgactgcagccatgaattaaaagacacttgcttcttggatggaaagctatgacaaacctagacaacatattaaaaagcagaaacatcattctgctgacaaagatccatacagtcaaagttatagttttccagtagtcacgtacagatatgagaactggaccataaagaaggctgagtgccaaagaattcatgcttttgaactgtgctgaagaagactcttgagaatcccctggactgcaaggaggtcaaactagtcaatcctaaaggaaaccaaccctgaatattcattggatggactgaggcttaagctccaatacattggccacctgatacaaaagagctgagtcactggaaaagaccctgctgctgggatagattgagaacaggaggaaaaaggggcggcagaggatgagatggttagacagcagcactgactcaatgcacacagatttgagcaaactgtgggagacagggaaggacagaggagcctgtccatg is a genomic window of Bubalus kerabau isolate K-KA32 ecotype Philippines breed swamp buffalo chromosome 23, PCC_UOA_SB_1v2, whole genome shotgun sequence containing:
- the DCUN1D3 gene encoding DCN1-like protein 3, with translation MGQCVTKCKNPSSTLGSKNGDRDPSSKSHGRRSASHREEQLPTCGKPGGDILVNGTKKAEAATEACQLPTSSGDAGREPKSNAEESSLQRLEELFRRYKDEREDAILEEGMERFCNDLCVDPTEFRVLLLAWKFQAATMCKFTRKEFFDGCKAISADSIDGICARFPSLLTEAKQEDKFKDLYRFTFQFGLDSEEGQRSLHREIAIALWKLVFTQNNPPVLDQWLNFLTENPSGIKGISRDTWNMFLNFTQVIGPDLSNYSEDEAWPSLFDTFVEWEMERRKREGEGRGALSSGPEGLCPEEQT